GGCTGGCACCAAGATTTCAGCTTTACTCCATGTTTACTATCCCATAAACCCAAATAAATAACTTTATAATAAAAATATGCTTTTAAATCCAAAACAATAAGTCTATTATAGTTATTAAAATTAAAAAAGGAGATTCATATGAATTCATCTATTCAAGAACAACTTCAAGTATTTAGAGAAAGTCAAAAAAACAGAGGGCGGCTGCTTATCAATTGTCCTGATCAACCGGGCATTGTGGCTGCTGTATCCAGGTTTCTGTTCCAGCATGATGCTAATATTATTGAATCGAGTCAATATTCGACAAATCCAGAGGGTGGAACCTTTTTTATACGAATCGAGTTTGAATGTCCTGGTTTACAGTCGAAGGAAGAAGAGTTGAAGAGTCAATTTAAGGAAATCGCAGAAACATTTTCAATGGAATGGAAATTAGCATTTGTTTATGAATTGAAGAAGACAGCTATTTTCGTATCAAAAGAACTTCATTGTTTACGTGAGCTGTTATGGGAATGGCAAAGTGGTGATTTGCTTACCGACATCGCTCTTATTGTGAGCAACCACGAGGAAGCAAGACAAATTGCAGAATCCTTGCATATTCCATTCTTTTACATTCCAGCAAGTAAAGAAAATAGAGTTGAAGTTGAAGAAAGACAGCTGCAGCTTTTAAAAGAATTTGATATTGACTTAATCATCTTAGCAAGATATATGCAAATTTTGACGCCAGCCTTTGTTGGGGCTCATCCATTCAAGATTATTAATATTCATCACTCTTTCCTTCCTGCATTTGTTGGTGCGAGGCCATATGATCGAGCCCATCAGCGCGGGGTAAAAATAATTGGGGCAACGTCTCATTATGTTACAAACGATCTTGACGAAGGACCAATCATTGAACAAGATATCAAGCGTGTTGACCACCGGGATCATATAGATGATTTAAAAAAGAGCGGACGTTCTATTGAACGAAGTGTTCTTGCCAGAGCGGTTAAATGGCATTTAGAAGACCGGATTATTGTTCATGAAAACAAAACAATTGTTTTTTAAGGAAAAGGAGCAGTAATGAGTGCCTGTCCCTCAGTTTAGTAATGCATTTTCATGTGACCCCTGTCAAGTAGACATGGAAATATTAAAAAAGCTTTAGGCAGCTTTAGCTCTATTCCATAGGGCTAAGGCCGTTTAAGTGTTTTTGGTTTCTGCTGAAGGTTTTACCGAAATGAAATGGCAAGATCTTGTACGACGATTAGACGAGGGATCAGCTTAGTGGCAAAATGAGATTGAGGCAGCCACGGAATCAAAATTGCATGAATAAATCCCCCATTTTCCTGTAGACGCGCTTTGGTGGGGGGCGTTATCAAATTTGTGCTCACATAACACTTATCATATTGGACAGATCATCTATATTCGAAAAGTCCAGGGTTCCAGGCAAAGTAAAGAGTAGAAAGAAAAGAGGATGGATACAATGGAGCGGAAGGAATATGAATGGGTCAAAGAGAATCGAGAAGTGCTCTTGGACTTTTGCAGTAAAATGGATCCAAAAGATTTTACGTGTGAAATGGGATTCGGCTGGCAGAGTGTGCGTGACACACTTGTTCATATAGCGAATTGTTATCATGGCTGGCTAGGATCATTTGTTTTATTAAAAACGAAGGAGCCTATCACGCCTAGAGAAAACATTCCGACAATCGGTATCGAGGAAATCAGGACACTGTTTGAACAAGCAGATGCTTATGTGTATGAAGTTCTTGAGTCATTTTCTCAAAAAATGGATGAGTCAATCGTGCAGCCTATTCCTTGGAGAGAATCAATGGAGGAGATTTCAATGACTCCTCGAAAACTGTTCATGCATACTGTCACTCACGAATACCATCACAAAGGACAGATAATGGCGATGGCCCGCCAGTTAGGGTATGAACCGCCAAATACAGATGTTCTGGGGACGAGAGAGTAGATTTAGATAAGAAAGGATGCCCAATGGTGATATACGTAATATGATGGGCACCCTTTGTCACTTTTAGGACTAAAATTAAAATGATCTTTCCTTTTTTAGTTCTTTACTCCTGTATGATGAATAACCCGTTCCATCGCTTGAATATGCCCCAAATGGTTTGCCTCATGAAATAACGCAAATTCGGCTAATTCACCAAA
This window of the Cytobacillus pseudoceanisediminis genome carries:
- a CDS encoding DinB family protein codes for the protein MERKEYEWVKENREVLLDFCSKMDPKDFTCEMGFGWQSVRDTLVHIANCYHGWLGSFVLLKTKEPITPRENIPTIGIEEIRTLFEQADAYVYEVLESFSQKMDESIVQPIPWRESMEEISMTPRKLFMHTVTHEYHHKGQIMAMARQLGYEPPNTDVLGTRE
- the purU gene encoding formyltetrahydrofolate deformylase — translated: MNSSIQEQLQVFRESQKNRGRLLINCPDQPGIVAAVSRFLFQHDANIIESSQYSTNPEGGTFFIRIEFECPGLQSKEEELKSQFKEIAETFSMEWKLAFVYELKKTAIFVSKELHCLRELLWEWQSGDLLTDIALIVSNHEEARQIAESLHIPFFYIPASKENRVEVEERQLQLLKEFDIDLIILARYMQILTPAFVGAHPFKIINIHHSFLPAFVGARPYDRAHQRGVKIIGATSHYVTNDLDEGPIIEQDIKRVDHRDHIDDLKKSGRSIERSVLARAVKWHLEDRIIVHENKTIVF